One Vicugna pacos chromosome X, VicPac4, whole genome shotgun sequence DNA window includes the following coding sequences:
- the PRR32 gene encoding proline-rich protein 32, with the protein MACIENVLGGHAPSPLAADADERGSREPRADAPLQCPSALLKDDAESWGHPPGPLRPPFNVLGDLAREQLERRSERAASCIPVDSALKHPYGPPPAGAEESLATAEVNSSEGLAGRRQRGQDSINVSQEFSGGPPALMVGGTRVSSGGPERGGSNARLYVALPRGQGFFPPRGPQGRGPPHIPTMRSGIMMEMPLGNPRMAGKERLAHVSFPLGGPRQPAENWPRPLPLSSSAPGLPSCATAHCFVPPRPPSFSPFLAMPIAFAPPPIFGPPLPSYFANFPSWGVPAPASSNRENN; encoded by the coding sequence CCTTGGAGGGCACGCTCCGTCACCCCTAGCAGCAGATGCGGATGAACGCGGGAGCCGGGAGCCGCGCGCCGACGCACCGCTCCAGTGTCCCAGTGCCCTGCTGAAGGATGATGCCGAGTCCTGGGGCCACCCTCCCGGCCCGCTGAGACCTCCCTTCAACGTGCTGGGCGATCTGGCAAGAGAGCAACTGGAGCGACGGTCGGAGAGAGCAGCATCCTGCATTCCTGTCGACAGTGCTCTCAAACACCCGTACGGGCCACCACCTGCTGGGGCGGAAGAGTCCCTAGCAACAGCAGAAGTAAATAGCTCCGAGGGGCTGGCAGGCcggaggcagaggggacaggatTCTATTAATGTGTCCCAGGAATTCTCGGGCGGCCCCCCAGCACTAATGGTTGGGGGGACAAGGGTCAGCAGTGGGGGCCCTGAGAGAGGGGGCAGCAACGCAAGGTTGTATGTGGCTTTGCCGCGAGGTCAAGGATTCTTTCCACCCAGGGGCCCGCAAGGAAGAGGCCCTCCACATATCCCCACCATGAGATCGGGGATAATGATGGAGATGCCTCTGGGAAATCCGAGAATGGCCGGCAAGGAGAGGCTGGCTCACGTCTCTTTCCCACTGGGAGGCCCGCGGCAGCCCGCGGAGAACTGGCCGAGGCCTCTGCCGCTGTCTTCCAGTGCCCCGGGTTTACCTTCTTGCGCTACTGCTCATTGCTTCGTTCCTCCGCGACCTCCGAGTTTCAGCCCGTTTCTCGCTATGCCAATCGCTTTCGCTCCTCCCCCGATATTTGGTCCTCCATTGCCTTCCTATTTCGCCAATTTCCCTTCCTGGGGAGTGCCGGCTCCTGCATCCTCAAACAGAGAGAACAACTGA